Below is a window of Deltaproteobacteria bacterium DNA.
TATTTGAAGCCGAAGAGCACGGTCAGATCCGCGACCGCGCTCAGGTCGGGCGGCAGTTCGCGCACATCGAGCGGCGCGAGGTTCGCGGTCTTGCCCGCCGTCACCTGCACATTGCCGCGCACCGCCACGGCGAGATGGCCGACCTCGTGCACGATGTCCCGCACGGTGATGTCCGCGGTCGTGAAATTCGCCGACGCCTCGGCGGGAAGCGACTGCTCGAGCGTAAAGGCGATGCGGTGATGCCCCGCGGCTTCATACGCCAGTTCGATTTGAAGTTCCTTACCGCCATCCACCTCGACCGCCTTCCAGTCCGCGAGACCGTTGGTCGTGACGTCGGCGACGTTGAGCCCGGCCGGGAGAGCGATCGTGAATCGGCTCACCGGCTTGTGCAGGATCTGGTAATCCACCACTGCCGTGTAGACGGCGAGACCTTCGGTAACGGTGACGAGCGTTCGCGTCTCGGCGGTCACCCGCGCCTGTTCGCGTTCGGCCTTCGGGGCGCGACGCGACCACTCGACGCGGACGGGATCGGCCTGAACGAAGGAACCGATGGCCACGGTTTCGGTCGAGCCGTTCTCGACGCGCATGTGGCCGCCGGAAACGAGGCGCACGTCGAGATCCGGCGCGCCGAGGTGAACGTTGAGCCGGTTCACGGGCGAAGTGACGGTCGGTAACGAGAAACCGCGCGGCCCGCCGGTGTCCTCGACGGGGACCTCGATCCGCAGTGTCAGCACGTGCGCGCCGGGAAGGTCGGTCACGACGTGCAGCCTCCCGTCGTTTTCGGAACCCAACGCGACCGGCTTGCCGTCGAGCTTCGCGTCCAGTACCGGCGCGTAGGCCGAAAGAATCGGCACGCTCGACCAGCCCCTGGGCTTGAGCACCTGAATCCCCACCGTCACCTCCGCGACCGCGTGATCGCCGACGACACGCACCACATAGTCGGCGCCGGTGACGAGGGCGTCATGCGGGGGCGGGGGAGGCTCGACGGTGCCACCGGCGGTGAGGCGTTCGAGGATTTTCTGAAAGTCGCTCCAGGGGATCGACAGGGAGCTGTTCGGAAGATCCGGCGCGCCGGCTTCCTCGGCGTTCGAGGCCGCCGGCAGAAGCAGGGCGCAGATCAGCATCAGGGCAAACGTCGATCCCCGTCGCATGTCGAACTCCAAGGCGATGCTGTGGACGCAAACAAACGATAACGCGGGCACGGGCCGGTGTCGACCTCACACCGGTGATCGCCGCCGCGCGGCGCGCGAGCATGATTTCACGGGCCGGTCTTTTCCCTTTTCGACACATCGCCGGCCGGTCGGTTCCCGATCTCGCCGCGCCGATCCCGCTCGGCCGATGCCCAGCACTCGGCGCAGAGCCCGTACACGAAGACCTCGAAGCGTCTCGGCAGAAACCCTTCGGGCAGGAGATCGTCGACATCCCGTTCGCCGCCGCCGAGGTTGAAGACCTTTCGGCAAGACTCGCACACGAAGCGAAATGGGGATTCGTCTCGGACGATTTCGAACCGCGCGGGCTCGCCGGGAATCTCGACGCGGCGGATCGACC
It encodes the following:
- a CDS encoding transcriptional repressor, giving the protein MTRNTEPRRALREVLDRAPAPLTIEQILHAARAFSPRIGIATVYRNLKIELAAGSIRRVEIPGEPARFEIVRDESPFRFVCESCRKVFNLGGGERDVDDLLPEGFLPRRFEVFVYGLCAECWASAERDRRGEIGNRPAGDVSKREKTGP